One window of Methanothermobacter thermautotrophicus genomic DNA carries:
- a CDS encoding V-type ATP synthase subunit K (produces ATP from ADP in the presence of a proton gradient across the membrane; the K subunit is a nonenzymatic component which binds the dimeric form by interacting with the G and E subunits) — MVEIALGTALAAIGAGVAVGFAGLGSGLGQGIAAAGSVGAVAEDPDMFARGIIFAALSETQAIYGFLIAILLLVFSGLLGGGKGLDVTAGLVAVGAGAAIGFAGLGSGMGQGITSASSVGAVAEDPDMFARGVIFAALSETQAIYGFLIAILLLVFGGILGG, encoded by the coding sequence ATGGTTGAAATAGCATTAGGAACTGCTTTAGCAGCAATAGGTGCTGGAGTTGCAGTAGGATTCGCAGGTCTTGGTTCAGGATTAGGTCAGGGTATAGCAGCCGCAGGAAGTGTTGGTGCAGTTGCAGAGGATCCTGACATGTTCGCGAGGGGTATTATATTCGCAGCCCTTTCAGAGACACAGGCTATCTATGGTTTCCTGATCGCCATACTTCTCCTGGTGTTCTCAGGACTCCTTGGAGGAGGAAAGGGACTGGATGTTACAGCCGGACTTGTTGCCGTGGGTGCAGGTGCAGCCATAGGATTCGCAGGTCTTGGTTCAGGTATGGGTCAGGGTATAACATCAGCATCATCAGTGGGTGCAGTTGCAGAGGATCCTGACATGTTCGCGAGGGGTGTTATATTCGCAGCCCTTTCAGAGACACAGGCTATCTATGGTTTCCTGATCGCCATACTTCTCCTGGTCTTCGGCGGAATACTAGGAGGCTAA
- a CDS encoding V-type proton ATPase subunit E — MSSGAEKIVSSIMSEAQAKANAIIQEAEEEAAGILKEGEKRAQIVSERILESARKQADMRYQQIISEAKMNARRAELEAREEVIQEAFKRAEEELENLASTSNEEYLTALRGMIKEAAVEIGGGDLVVSMKEDDRSHDPGLDKIAAEVEAETGKKTTLEVGDSIRTIGGALVRTKDGLIEVNNTIEARMSRFRKALRSEVARVLFE, encoded by the coding sequence ATGAGTTCCGGAGCCGAAAAAATTGTCTCCAGTATAATGTCAGAGGCTCAGGCAAAGGCTAACGCCATAATTCAGGAAGCTGAAGAGGAAGCTGCAGGTATACTGAAGGAGGGCGAAAAAAGGGCCCAGATTGTCAGTGAACGCATACTCGAATCAGCCAGGAAGCAGGCTGATATGAGGTACCAGCAGATAATCTCAGAGGCCAAGATGAATGCAAGGCGTGCAGAACTGGAGGCAAGGGAAGAGGTAATACAGGAGGCCTTCAAAAGGGCTGAAGAGGAACTTGAAAACCTGGCATCCACCTCCAATGAGGAATACCTCACTGCCCTCAGGGGCATGATAAAGGAGGCAGCGGTTGAGATAGGTGGAGGCGACCTTGTTGTCAGCATGAAGGAGGACGACAGGTCCCATGACCCTGGACTCGACAAAATCGCAGCTGAAGTGGAAGCCGAAACAGGCAAAAAAACAACCCTGGAGGTTGGAGACAGCATCAGAACCATTGGAGGAGCATTGGTAAGGACAAAGGATGGTCTGATAGAGGTTAACAACACAATAGAGGCCAGGATGTCCCGTTTCAGAAAGGCTCTACGTTCAGAGGTGGCCAGGGTTCTTTTCGAATAA